In Pseudoalteromonas carrageenovora IAM 12662, the following proteins share a genomic window:
- a CDS encoding LytR/AlgR family response regulator transcription factor, translating into MNVLIVDDEPLARMRLIRLLAHDKSIVIKGEAGNGNEALLLIKKHTPDLIFLDVDMPGLNGLQVANELNNLALPPAVVFITAHPEHALDALQLSAAGYLVKPVTEQSLVKVLEQVGRLNKAHVQKQQSTKISYQLGGTIKSVELDNVYYFNAQEKYTNMVFEGGEAFIESSLKQLESQYPAQLVRIHRNTLVNKSKLLSLNTHGPGLHSVELMGCNDHLTVSRRELKTVKKILN; encoded by the coding sequence ATGAACGTATTAATAGTTGATGATGAACCATTGGCAAGAATGCGTTTAATTCGTTTACTAGCGCATGATAAAAGCATAGTTATTAAAGGCGAAGCCGGTAATGGCAATGAAGCCTTATTACTCATTAAAAAGCACACCCCCGATTTAATATTTTTAGACGTTGATATGCCCGGTTTAAATGGATTACAGGTTGCGAATGAGCTTAATAATTTAGCTTTACCTCCAGCTGTTGTGTTTATTACCGCTCACCCTGAGCATGCTCTTGATGCCCTGCAACTAAGTGCTGCAGGTTATTTAGTTAAACCTGTTACAGAACAATCATTAGTAAAAGTATTAGAGCAGGTTGGGCGCTTGAATAAAGCGCATGTGCAAAAACAACAATCAACAAAAATTAGTTACCAATTAGGGGGAACCATTAAAAGTGTTGAGCTTGACAATGTTTATTATTTTAATGCCCAAGAAAAGTACACTAATATGGTATTTGAAGGCGGGGAAGCATTTATTGAATCCAGCCTAAAGCAACTGGAATCACAGTATCCAGCTCAATTGGTACGAATACACCGAAATACCTTAGTAAATAAAAGCAAACTTTTATCTTTAAATACTCATGGCCCAGGTTTGCATAGTGTAGAGCTTATGGGTTGCAACGATCATTTAACCGTTAGCAGGCGAGAGCTAAAAACAGTAAAAAAGATTTTAAATTAG